A single genomic interval of Penaeus vannamei isolate JL-2024 chromosome 21, ASM4276789v1, whole genome shotgun sequence harbors:
- the LOC113820666 gene encoding putative uncharacterized protein ENSP00000383309, whose product MTVSPRKKSLVVGRLRPSTKAAKESPPQDEWLAAENFQFTDSPALNRKATSRRSGRSAGPSKNVAQQKRRQSVLLKRLDLPADIVSTSPNVRRTRRQSMGHLPRKKEVLQESTKTSKLPRAVSEKTVKNKASSSKLPLPAKKESTRAVKAEDKQETKTKSESIVVISPQKFYTSPEKKSKILRRKSFGMAALEENIVTETRAKRKTEVTVSVKKTEEPETKKRKGKSSVSNLDATPASPPASKAKKAKKSDEAESDVSSSPVQLRSQKSPSVKKSKKTEPKSPSLAPKNVDATTPPSVLKKAKQTKLASSPPKKTKKSNTPTTSVPKTPRRLAALTPTQSPKVRLTRSVARSSQRVRLVGVSPSPSTTNFRKTPKSSKKEVTISTDNLGSSPALSARLQLQLIRCSSPMKEKYKASSAKVKPFTPKPDPPPRSLLKQNMKKKVAKNIKATTKVEVHKLMDPEISTTKKITKREDQPFIPDTPISITNLPPTPKSSRKSLSASVSRRAALRSTAEIVPCPSLSSPETPRSSTPIDKDDKLDDLTVDPTITTISQEEEEVSEVDSAKEEEVSETEESPEKTKRSYCTVM is encoded by the exons ATGACCGTTTCCCCTCGCAAGAAATCGCTTGTTGTTGGCAGACTACGGCCATCCACAAAGGCTGCAAAAGAATCTCCACCACAGGATGAGTGGCTGGCTGCAGAGAATTTTCAATTCACAGATTCCCCAGCCCTAAATAGGAA GGCAACAAGTAGGAGATCAGGAAGATCAGCTGGCCCTTCAAAAAATGTAGCACAGCAG aAGAGGCGTCAGAGTGTACTGCTAAAGAGATTAGATTTACCCGCTGATATTGTAAGCACATCCCCAAATGTGCGACGAACAAGGAGACAGTCCATGGGGCATCTCCCTAGAAAGAAAGAGGTTTTGCAAGAATCCACAAAAACCTCAAAGCTCCCAAGAGCAGTATCAGAGAAAACGGTGAAAAATAAAGCATCCAGTTCCAAATTACCGCTACCTGCAAAAAAAGAGAGCACTAGAGCTGTGAAAGCAGAAGACAAGcaggaaacgaaaacaaaatcggAATCCATTGTGGTCATTTCCCCTCAAAAATTCTATACCTCTCCTGAGAAGAAGTCCAAAATTCTGCGGCGTAAATCTTTTGGGATGGCAGCCCTGGAAGAGAATATAGTCACAGAGACAAGAGCAAAGAGGAAAACGGAAGTAACTGTTTCTGTTAAGAAG ACAGAGGAACCTGAGaccaagaagagaaaaggaaaatcatcTGTATCCAACTTGGATGCCACTCCAGCAAGTCCACCTGCTTCTAAAGCAAAGAAAGCTAAGAAGTCAGATGAAGCAGAATCAGATGTAAGCTCTTCTCCTGTACAGTTAAGATCTCAAAAGTCCCCCTCGGTAAAGAAATCGAAGAAGACTGAACCAAAAAGTCCATCCCTAGCCCCAAAGAATGTTGATGCAACTACACCTCCATCTGTCTTAAAGAAAGCCAAGCAAACAAAACTTGCATCATCTCCTCctaaaaagacaaagaagtcAAACACACCTACCACTTCTGTGCCCAAGACTCCGAGGAGACTAGCTGCCTTAACACCAACTCAGTCCCCGAAGGTTAGGCTCACAAGGTCTGTGGCAAGAAGCTCACAGCGAGTGCGACTTGTTGGAGTAAGTCCATCGCCATCAACTACAAACTTCAGAAAGACGCCAAAGTCAAGCAAAAAAGAGGTTACCATCTCTACAGATAACTTGG GATCATCTCCTGCATTGTCTGCACGATTGCAGTTGCAACTCATACGATGCAGTTCTCCTATGAAGGAAAAATACAAGGCTTCTAGTGCAAAGGTCAAGCCGTTCACTCCAAAACCAGATCCTCCTCCCCGAAGTTTACTAAAgcaaaacatgaaaaagaaggtTGCTAAAAATATAAAAGCCACAACTAAG GTTGAAGTACACAAGCTGATGGATCCAGAAATTAGCACCACAAAGAAGATAACTAAAAGGGAAGACCAGCCATTCATTCCAGATACACCAATTTCCATAACCAATCTTCCCCCAACACCAAAGTCTTCACGCAAAAGTCTTAGTGCTTCAGTTTCCAGAAG GGCTGCCCTCCGTAGCACTGCTGAGATTGTGCCGTGCCCTTCCCTATCATCTCCAGAAACTCCACGAAGTAGTACACCAATTGATAAAGACGACAAGTTAGATGACCTCACTGTAGACCCAACAATTACAACCATCagccaagaagaggaggaagtatcTGAGGTAGATTCAGCTAAAGAAGAGGAAGTTTCTGAGACCGAAGAATCACCAGAAAAGACAAAACGAAGTTATTGTACTGTCATGTAA
- the LOC113806309 gene encoding GTP-binding protein 2 isoform X2 codes for MDTFLGLFDPTLEDETTDDIDELNGNIVEKNHGNTQYKNCKNSYSLRSETLGGVRRGPRVAIMPDQLPSEPQEGNIEYKLKLVNPNHERFKRLVSQMQWRLREGLGEAIYEIGVEDSGILLGLTQEELEASMATLRRMAKQLGASLTVIREKTISGHNGEIRKAAEVLVRKVPDDQYSIELRIAVLGNSDVGKSTLLGVLTRGELDNGRGCARLNVFRHRHEVCSGKTSSISLQIMGFDSQGNVIDQTCTRSRDYDDEDICSQSIKIINFIDLAGDQKYLKTTVFGLSGYSPHYAVLVVSAFSGMAPMTEEHLSLARALDVPIVIVITKTDMATPQQIQRTINDLKQTLTQPGYKRVPLLIQNEDDAITAGSNQLDNNVVPIFCASSVTGDGLTLLKKFLFVLPPRMSNKEREKLEQEPAEFQIDEVFHVDHSVIVGGLLTKGVIMQGATLLLGPMDNCTFVPVTVGSIHRNKVPCRVVCAGQSASLSIKGQDLSLRKGMKLMSIEARPRACFYFQVRTQVLHHSTSICRGFQATVHIGNVQQTAVVEGILGSRGLHTNDRGSVIFRFLRQPEVVQNGARLLFRQGMTKGIGQVIQVFEEEPDNVNLYNGYEKLGS; via the exons ATGGACACCTTCCTTGGTTTATTTGACCCAACACTGGAAGATGAGACAACGGATGACATTGATGAACTAAATGGAAACATTGTGGAAAAGAATCATGGGAATACACAGTACAAGAATTGTAAAAATTCATACTCTCTCCGATCGGAGACTCTGGGAGGGGTGCGTAGAGGTCCAAGAGTTGCCATAATGCCCGACCAACTTCCCTCAGAGCCCCAGGAAGGGAACATTGAATACAAACTGAAGCTGGTCAACCCAAATCACGAGAGATTTAAGAGACTAGTATCTCAG ATGCAATGGCGACTACGCGAGGGCCTTGGAGAAGCTATATATGAGATAGGAGTAGAAGATTCTGGGATATTATTGGGTCTAACACAGGAGGAGCTTGAGGCATCAATGGCCACATTACGTCGAATGGCTAAACAGCTCGGAGCATCACTAACAGTGATACGTGAGAAAACAATTTCAGGCCACAATGGCGAGATTCGCAAAGCAGCAGAAGTTCTAGTCAGAaag GTACCTGATGATCAGTACAGCATTGAACTGAGAATTGCTGTTTTAGGCAATTCTGATGTAGGAAAGTCTACTTTACTTGGTGTTTTGACAAGAGGAGAATTGGATAATGGTAGAGGGTGTGCGCGATTAAATGTTTTCCGTCATAGGCATGAAGTCTGCTCAGGCAAGACTTCTTCAATATCTTTACAAATAATGGGATTTGACTCTCAG GGTAATGTGATAGATCAGACATGCACCAGGAGCAGGgactatgatgatgaggatatctGCAGTCAATCCATCaagataataaattttattgatcTGGCTGGGGATCAGAAGTACCTCAAGACCACAGTGTTTGGCCTTTCAGGATACTCTCCACATTATGCTGTCTTAGTTGTAAG TGCTTTCTCTGGAATGGCTCCCATGACTGAGGAGCACTTGAGTCTCGCTCGTGCTTTGGATGTTCCCATTGTCATTGTGATAACCAAGACTGACATGGCCACGCCACAACAGATCCAGAGAACCATCAATGATCTCAAGCAAACTTTAACTCAGCCTGGATACAAACGG GTGCCTCTGTTAATTCAAAATGAAGATGATGCAATAACAGCTGGAAGTAACCAGCTAGATAACAACGTGGTCCCTATTTTCTGTGCCTCAAGCGTCACTGGTGACGGGCTTACTCTCCTCAAGAAATTTCTTTTTGTGTTACCGCCAAGGATGagcaacaaagagagggagaaactggAGCAG GAACCTGCAGAGTTCCAGATTGATGAGGTTTTCCATGTAGACCATAGTGTGATTGTTGGAGGGCTGCTCACCAAGGGAGTCATCATGCAAGGAGCAACACTCCTTTTAG GACCAATGGATAATTGTACCTTTGTACCTGTAACTGTTGGGTCAATTCACCGAAACAAGGTGCCATGCAGGGTTGTTTGTGCGGGACAGTCGGCATCTCTTTCGATTAAAGGACAAGATCTTAGTTTACGGAAAGGCATGAAATTAATGAGCATTGAAGCAAGACCCAGAGCATGTTTTTATTTCCAG gtAAGAACACAAGTACTTCATCATTCAACAAGCATATGTCGTGGATTCCAGGCAACAGTACACATTGGTAATGTACAACAGACAGCTGTTGTTGAAGGCATTCTTGGTTCTCGAGGGTTACACACCAATGATCGTGGTTCTGTCATTTTCCGCTTCCTTCGACAGCCTGAGGTTGTCCAGAATGGAGCAAGATTATTGTTTAGACAAGGGATGACAAAAGGTATTGGGCAAGTAATACAAGTGTTTGAGGAGGAACCAGATAATGTGAATCTGTACAATGGATACGAGAAGCTAGGAAGCTAG
- the LOC113806309 gene encoding GTP-binding protein 2 isoform X1: MWKDEDAEEGGVSAGVVSLFGPEDSVTPKQKSAKEKKNRAQKRQRQKDKTTKKEPRARQKDEDTMDTFLGLFDPTLEDETTDDIDELNGNIVEKNHGNTQYKNCKNSYSLRSETLGGVRRGPRVAIMPDQLPSEPQEGNIEYKLKLVNPNHERFKRLVSQMQWRLREGLGEAIYEIGVEDSGILLGLTQEELEASMATLRRMAKQLGASLTVIREKTISGHNGEIRKAAEVLVRKVPDDQYSIELRIAVLGNSDVGKSTLLGVLTRGELDNGRGCARLNVFRHRHEVCSGKTSSISLQIMGFDSQGNVIDQTCTRSRDYDDEDICSQSIKIINFIDLAGDQKYLKTTVFGLSGYSPHYAVLVVSAFSGMAPMTEEHLSLARALDVPIVIVITKTDMATPQQIQRTINDLKQTLTQPGYKRVPLLIQNEDDAITAGSNQLDNNVVPIFCASSVTGDGLTLLKKFLFVLPPRMSNKEREKLEQEPAEFQIDEVFHVDHSVIVGGLLTKGVIMQGATLLLGPMDNCTFVPVTVGSIHRNKVPCRVVCAGQSASLSIKGQDLSLRKGMKLMSIEARPRACFYFQVRTQVLHHSTSICRGFQATVHIGNVQQTAVVEGILGSRGLHTNDRGSVIFRFLRQPEVVQNGARLLFRQGMTKGIGQVIQVFEEEPDNVNLYNGYEKLGS; encoded by the exons GACACAATGGACACCTTCCTTGGTTTATTTGACCCAACACTGGAAGATGAGACAACGGATGACATTGATGAACTAAATGGAAACATTGTGGAAAAGAATCATGGGAATACACAGTACAAGAATTGTAAAAATTCATACTCTCTCCGATCGGAGACTCTGGGAGGGGTGCGTAGAGGTCCAAGAGTTGCCATAATGCCCGACCAACTTCCCTCAGAGCCCCAGGAAGGGAACATTGAATACAAACTGAAGCTGGTCAACCCAAATCACGAGAGATTTAAGAGACTAGTATCTCAG ATGCAATGGCGACTACGCGAGGGCCTTGGAGAAGCTATATATGAGATAGGAGTAGAAGATTCTGGGATATTATTGGGTCTAACACAGGAGGAGCTTGAGGCATCAATGGCCACATTACGTCGAATGGCTAAACAGCTCGGAGCATCACTAACAGTGATACGTGAGAAAACAATTTCAGGCCACAATGGCGAGATTCGCAAAGCAGCAGAAGTTCTAGTCAGAaag GTACCTGATGATCAGTACAGCATTGAACTGAGAATTGCTGTTTTAGGCAATTCTGATGTAGGAAAGTCTACTTTACTTGGTGTTTTGACAAGAGGAGAATTGGATAATGGTAGAGGGTGTGCGCGATTAAATGTTTTCCGTCATAGGCATGAAGTCTGCTCAGGCAAGACTTCTTCAATATCTTTACAAATAATGGGATTTGACTCTCAG GGTAATGTGATAGATCAGACATGCACCAGGAGCAGGgactatgatgatgaggatatctGCAGTCAATCCATCaagataataaattttattgatcTGGCTGGGGATCAGAAGTACCTCAAGACCACAGTGTTTGGCCTTTCAGGATACTCTCCACATTATGCTGTCTTAGTTGTAAG TGCTTTCTCTGGAATGGCTCCCATGACTGAGGAGCACTTGAGTCTCGCTCGTGCTTTGGATGTTCCCATTGTCATTGTGATAACCAAGACTGACATGGCCACGCCACAACAGATCCAGAGAACCATCAATGATCTCAAGCAAACTTTAACTCAGCCTGGATACAAACGG GTGCCTCTGTTAATTCAAAATGAAGATGATGCAATAACAGCTGGAAGTAACCAGCTAGATAACAACGTGGTCCCTATTTTCTGTGCCTCAAGCGTCACTGGTGACGGGCTTACTCTCCTCAAGAAATTTCTTTTTGTGTTACCGCCAAGGATGagcaacaaagagagggagaaactggAGCAG GAACCTGCAGAGTTCCAGATTGATGAGGTTTTCCATGTAGACCATAGTGTGATTGTTGGAGGGCTGCTCACCAAGGGAGTCATCATGCAAGGAGCAACACTCCTTTTAG GACCAATGGATAATTGTACCTTTGTACCTGTAACTGTTGGGTCAATTCACCGAAACAAGGTGCCATGCAGGGTTGTTTGTGCGGGACAGTCGGCATCTCTTTCGATTAAAGGACAAGATCTTAGTTTACGGAAAGGCATGAAATTAATGAGCATTGAAGCAAGACCCAGAGCATGTTTTTATTTCCAG gtAAGAACACAAGTACTTCATCATTCAACAAGCATATGTCGTGGATTCCAGGCAACAGTACACATTGGTAATGTACAACAGACAGCTGTTGTTGAAGGCATTCTTGGTTCTCGAGGGTTACACACCAATGATCGTGGTTCTGTCATTTTCCGCTTCCTTCGACAGCCTGAGGTTGTCCAGAATGGAGCAAGATTATTGTTTAGACAAGGGATGACAAAAGGTATTGGGCAAGTAATACAAGTGTTTGAGGAGGAACCAGATAATGTGAATCTGTACAATGGATACGAGAAGCTAGGAAGCTAG